TACCAAGTGGAGAAGAACAAATACGACGCAAGCTCCATCGACTTCTCGCGGTGTGACATGGACGGGGCCACGCTCTGCAACTGTGCCCCCGAGGAGCTGCGGCTGGTCTTCGGGCCGCTAGGGGACCAACTCTATTCCCAGCTGTGGGACCTCAGTGAGTCTGGcgcccctgggagcccaggactTGGAGGGGGAGGCCTACCTCCTGCCCGTCTCCCGCTCAGTTATGGTCTAGGGACCGGCCCACACTCCCGGCCGAGGCCACATGGCTGTGGGAAGGACCTGGAGCCCCAGGCCAGTGagcacagacagagaaagaagtcctgaggggagggggcagtgggacGCCTGCCAGGGTTCTGACCCCTCCTCGCTTCCTTATCAGCTTCCAGCTTTCCTGATGAACTCAGCTGGATCATTGAGCTGCTGGAGAAGGACAGTACGGCCTTCCAGGAGCCCCTCGGCCCTTTTGGTGAGAATTCATTTCCTCCATCATTCCCTAGCTTGTCCTatcccatctctgcctctccccagagcACTAGAGCTGACCCTCTCTCTCCAGACTTTCCCCCAACTGGAAAAACAGCAGGTCACTGGCCCTCTGGGCTCTGGGGAGCCGAGTGCCCCTGCCTGTTCCTCTGAGCCCTGTCTGAACCCTTACCTCCTCTTCCCAGACCAGGGAAGCCCCTTCAGCCAGGAGATGCTGGAGGAGTGCCGGCAGGCCAGCCCCTACTTCCCGGGCAGCTACGGTCCCGGAGCCCCCTCCCCCGGCAGCTCTGATGTCTCCACCGCAGGTGAGCTCCCTCGTCTGGACCACAGCCTCCCTTCCCCCCCAAATGCCCCGCAGCTCTTGGTTACCTGCAGGAGAGCCCAGGCTTTCTGGGAGGAACAGGAGCAGGCTGGGTAGTGTGTCCTGAGACCCCCAGCAGCCGATTCCCCAGAAGGTGTGGGTTGGCAGGGGGACTCACTCGGACCCCACCTCCCCTAGGGACCGGTACTTCCCAGAGCCCCCACTCCTCAGACTCCGGTGGAAGTGACGTGGACCTGGATTCCAGTGACAGCAAACTCTTCTCCAGGGGTGAGTGCAGGGAGCCTCCTGGTCCCGTGGGGTGTCCCAGTGGGCAGTGTCCATGGCGCTGGTCCTTCCCCTCATCCCTGCTCCCCTGCAGGGTTTTCCTCCTGGGTAGGAGCTGCCCCCTTGAGTCCCCCCTGCcccattccttcccttcctgACCTTGCCCCTCCCCTGTCTTAGAGGGCTTTCCCGACTATAAGAAGGGGGATCCTAAGCATGGGAAGCGGAAACGGGGTCGGCCCCGaaagctgagcaaagagtctCGGGAGTGTCTGGAGGGCAAGAAGAGCAAACATGGTGAGCTCCTGGAGTCCCCCCCCTTTACTCTGAGGCCTGGCGGGTTCCTGGGGGTGCCGCTGATGCTTTCTCCTCCTGCGTTCGCTGGCTGTccacactgcttctccctcccgctATCAAAGCTGCGCATGGGGCCCGAGGCTGTGTGGTACCGGTCACCACCTCCTTGCAGAGCCTGGATGGGTGGTCCTGGAgatgaggggaaactgaggccctggaaGAAGGCCCGAGGGACTAGAGCCCAGGTGCCCAGCCCACCCACTCTCTGCACTTGCTCTGTCTTGCCTGCTGGGATACCCTTAGTGGTGTGAGGGGGAAGCTGGTGGGTGCTGGGAGGGCCTGCGGGGCCGCCGGGGGCTTGGGCAGAGGACCGTGCCCCAGTGGCAGGCCTCAGGCCCCAGTGTGCGCCAGCCAGACACTGGGAACCGCCAGGTCATGAGCGGCTCCTTGCCTCCGTTTTGTGCTAGcagcctcccttccccccaacactGGGCCTGGCTGCTTCTTATCTTCAGGGGGCTCTTTTTTCCAGAAAGCTGTCCCCTCGTCCCCCAGGCCAGGGCCAGCTCCCTGGTCTG
This portion of the Mustela lutreola isolate mMusLut2 chromosome 14, mMusLut2.pri, whole genome shotgun sequence genome encodes:
- the ELF3 gene encoding ETS-related transcription factor Elf-3, coding for MAAACEISNVFSNYFSTMYSAEDPALASVPPAATFGADDLVLTLGNPQMPLEGTEKASWSGKQPQFWSKAQVLDWISYQVEKNKYDASSIDFSRCDMDGATLCNCAPEELRLVFGPLGDQLYSQLWDLTSSFPDELSWIIELLEKDSTAFQEPLGPFDQGSPFSQEMLEECRQASPYFPGSYGPGAPSPGSSDVSTAGTGTSQSPHSSDSGGSDVDLDSSDSKLFSREGFPDYKKGDPKHGKRKRGRPRKLSKESRECLEGKKSKHAPRGTHLWEFIRDILIHPELNEGLMKWENRQEGVFKFLRSEAVAQLWGQKKKNSSMTYEKLSRAMRYYYKREILERVDGRRLVYKFGKNSSGWKEEEVAGSRN